The following are encoded together in the Gadus chalcogrammus isolate NIFS_2021 chromosome 2, NIFS_Gcha_1.0, whole genome shotgun sequence genome:
- the angptl6 gene encoding angiopoietin-related protein 6 has product MEKTLTLSLVMLFLTLHLGLPEVLGRTEDPHADVNVKKRPPHASEAKSGRCSYTFIVPQQKLKGALCVSTAHETNRSEVASLRVELARQQEHLETLRAQLEREGSQAMEVRALRTESNSLNTRITQLYAQLLHEVIDKKDQVLEQKRVESLLLNATTQALQVSSNFRELEKKYGALTSMITSQNQFIARLEKQCQCRNTTLASPVTPEPERLRSQEHHNISSEASATSNDVQRDQSGPPSQEDKLIGKATVPTITTASTPTDHPFISFPVTKTPGPWRDCQHAMDSGETISGIYLLRPQGANRLLQAWCDQTSAQGGWTVIQRRQDGSVNFFRTWEQYKQGFGNLDGEYWLGLEHLYWLTKQTHYKLRVALEDWQGRQVYAEYDSFYIEPESDWYRLRLGEYQGNAGDSLSWHNNKAFTTLDRDKDGFSGNCAHFQKGGWWYHMCAHSNLNGVWYRGGHYRSRYQDGVYWAEFHGGSYSLKRVAMMIKPA; this is encoded by the exons ATGGAGAAGACATTAACGTTGAGTCTGGTGATGCTTTTCCTCACGCTTCATCTGGGTTTACCGGAAGTCCTTGGACGGACGGAGGACCCTCACGCCGACGTCAACGTGAAGAAACGACCTCCGCACGCCTCGGAAGCCAAAAGTGGCCGCTGCTCGTACACCTTCATCGTCCCGCAGCAGAAGCTGAAGGGAGCGCTCTGCGTGAGCACCGCCCATGAGACCAACCGCTCCGAGGTGGCTTCCCTGCGGGTGGAGCTGGCCCGGCAGCAGGAGCACCTCGAGACGCTCAGGGCCCAGCTGGAGCGGGAAGGGAGCCAGGCCATGGAGGTCAGGGCCCTGAGAACGGAGAGCAACAGTTTGAACACCCGGATCACCCAGCTCTATGCTCAGCTGCTGCATGAAGTCATCGACAAGAAGGACCAGGTGTTGGAGCAGAAACGGGTTGAGAGCCTTCTGCTGAATGCTACTACACAG GCGCTGCAGGTTTCTAGTAATTTCAGAGAGCTGGAGAAGAAGTATGGAGCCCTGACCTCGATGATTACCTCTCAGAATCAGTTCATTGCCCGTCTCGAGAAGCAGTGCCAGTGCAGGAACACCACACTGGCCTCACCG GTGACTCCTGAACCAGAAAGACTCCGGTCCCAAGAACACCACAATATCAGCTCCGAGGCCAGTGCAACGTCCAACGATGTTCAAAGAGATCAGAGTGGCCCTCCTTCGCAGGAAGACAAGCTGATTGGGAAAGCCACTGTCCCCACAATTACCACAGCCAGCACTCCCACAGATCATCCCTTCATCAGTTTCCCAGTCACCAAGACCCCAG GGCCATGGCGGGACTGCCAGCACGCCATGGATTCAGGCGAGACCATCAGCGGCATCTACCTGCTTCGCCCACAGGGCGCCAACCGACTCCTGCAGGCATGGTGTGACCAGACGAGCGCTCAGGGCGGCTGGACCGTCATCCAGCGGAGACAGGATGGATCGGTGAACTTCTTCAGGACCTGGGAGCAGTACAAG CAAGGTTTCGGTAACCTCGATGGAGAGTACTGGCTGGGGCTGGAGCACCTGTACTGGCTGACCAAGCAGACTCACTACAAGCTCCGGGTAGCCCTGGAAGACTGGCAAGGCCGGCAGGTCTATGCAGAGTACGACAGCTTCTATATAGAGCCGGAGAGCGACTGGTACCGCTTACGTCTAGGAGAATACCAGGGGAACGCTGGAGACTCTCTCTCCTGGCACAACAACAAGGCCTTCACCACCCTGGATCGAGACAAGGACGGCTTCTCAG GTAACTGTGCTCACTTCCAGAAAGGTGGATGGTGGTACCATATGTGTGCCCACTCCAATTTGAACGGCGTGTGGTATAGAGGCGGGCACTATCGCAGCCGCTACCAGGACGGGGTCTACTGGGCAGAGTTCCATGGAGGCTCCTATTCTCTCAAGCGAGTGGCCATGATGATCAAACCTGCGTGA
- the p2ry11 gene encoding P2Y purinoceptor 11 isoform X1 has protein sequence MYQESPDQRRGQLIMSVPGAPLANATYRPNSRIPCVEFQLDLLPSVYAIELCVALAGNLFAIWLLLSRERKNWHTGVVLSCNLAVSDLLYVLTLPLLIDYYRLDKHWNFGNVMCKIERFMFACNLYVSIFFIMGISVNRCVALAYPFFTRSQVTPSRVKVASAIIWLVVASFSSPVLKFASTCPAGGSNNTECVAHCSSDHGDRRSHFYYVVWLGVLGCFVPFLVTFASYCVVIWVVWKNTNISRLDKQKIALMVISVVVLYALSFVPYHVFQSYNLYLKIFYPGVIYCWVYDAYQVSKVLAALNMCLHPLLYMAVFDSIRVVFCGKNQDE, from the exons ATGTATCAAGAGTCTCCTGACCAGCGCCGAGGTCAACTa ATTATGTCTGTACCTGGAGCGCCACTGGCCAACGCGACTTATAGGCCTAACAGCAGGATCCCTTGTGTGGAATTTCAACTGGATCTGCTGCCCTCCGTGTACGCCATTGAATTGTGCGTGGCATTGGCCGGCAACTTGTTTGCTATTTGGCTTTTACTgtccagagagagaaaaaactgGCACACAGGTGTTGTCCTCTCCTGCAACCTGGCCGTCAGTGACCTGCTCTATGTCCTCACCCTGCCTCTCCTCATAGACTACTACAGGCTGGACAAACACTGGAACTTCGGAAATGTGATGTGTAAAATAGAAAGATTCATGTTTGCCTGCAACCTGTACGTGAGCATCTTCTTCATCATGGGCATCAGTGTGAACCGCTGTGTTGCTCTCGCCTACCCCTTTTTCACCCGGAGTCAAGTCACTCCGTCACGCGTCAAGGTTGCGAGTGCGATCATCTGGCTTGTGGTTGCATCCTTTTCCTCCCCGGTGTTAAAATTTGCCTCTACGTGTCCTGCCGGGGGATCGAACAACACTGAGTGCGTCGCCCACTGCAGTAGCGACCATGGGGATCGGCGCTCTCACTTCTATTACGTTGTGTGGCTTGGCGTGCTCGGTTGCTTTGTTCCATTCTTGGTGACTTTCGCGTCGTACTGTGTGGTTATTTGGGTGGtctggaaaaacacaaacatatctcGACTGGATAAACAGAAGATAGCCCTGATGGTGATATCTGTCGTTGTGCTGTACGCGTTATCCTTTGTGCCCTACCATGTCTTTCAGAGCTACAATCTCTATCTGAAGATATTCTATCCTGGTGTGATTTACTGCTGGGTGTATGATGCGTACCAAGTGTCAAAAGTGCTGGCTGCTCTGAACATGTGCCTGCATCCTCTACTGTACATGGCTGTGTTCGATAGCATTAGAGTCGTGTTCTGTGGGAAGAACCAAGATGAGTGA
- the p2ry11 gene encoding P2Y purinoceptor 11 isoform X2, translated as MSVPGAPLANATYRPNSRIPCVEFQLDLLPSVYAIELCVALAGNLFAIWLLLSRERKNWHTGVVLSCNLAVSDLLYVLTLPLLIDYYRLDKHWNFGNVMCKIERFMFACNLYVSIFFIMGISVNRCVALAYPFFTRSQVTPSRVKVASAIIWLVVASFSSPVLKFASTCPAGGSNNTECVAHCSSDHGDRRSHFYYVVWLGVLGCFVPFLVTFASYCVVIWVVWKNTNISRLDKQKIALMVISVVVLYALSFVPYHVFQSYNLYLKIFYPGVIYCWVYDAYQVSKVLAALNMCLHPLLYMAVFDSIRVVFCGKNQDE; from the coding sequence ATGTCTGTACCTGGAGCGCCACTGGCCAACGCGACTTATAGGCCTAACAGCAGGATCCCTTGTGTGGAATTTCAACTGGATCTGCTGCCCTCCGTGTACGCCATTGAATTGTGCGTGGCATTGGCCGGCAACTTGTTTGCTATTTGGCTTTTACTgtccagagagagaaaaaactgGCACACAGGTGTTGTCCTCTCCTGCAACCTGGCCGTCAGTGACCTGCTCTATGTCCTCACCCTGCCTCTCCTCATAGACTACTACAGGCTGGACAAACACTGGAACTTCGGAAATGTGATGTGTAAAATAGAAAGATTCATGTTTGCCTGCAACCTGTACGTGAGCATCTTCTTCATCATGGGCATCAGTGTGAACCGCTGTGTTGCTCTCGCCTACCCCTTTTTCACCCGGAGTCAAGTCACTCCGTCACGCGTCAAGGTTGCGAGTGCGATCATCTGGCTTGTGGTTGCATCCTTTTCCTCCCCGGTGTTAAAATTTGCCTCTACGTGTCCTGCCGGGGGATCGAACAACACTGAGTGCGTCGCCCACTGCAGTAGCGACCATGGGGATCGGCGCTCTCACTTCTATTACGTTGTGTGGCTTGGCGTGCTCGGTTGCTTTGTTCCATTCTTGGTGACTTTCGCGTCGTACTGTGTGGTTATTTGGGTGGtctggaaaaacacaaacatatctcGACTGGATAAACAGAAGATAGCCCTGATGGTGATATCTGTCGTTGTGCTGTACGCGTTATCCTTTGTGCCCTACCATGTCTTTCAGAGCTACAATCTCTATCTGAAGATATTCTATCCTGGTGTGATTTACTGCTGGGTGTATGATGCGTACCAAGTGTCAAAAGTGCTGGCTGCTCTGAACATGTGCCTGCATCCTCTACTGTACATGGCTGTGTTCGATAGCATTAGAGTCGTGTTCTGTGGGAAGAACCAAGATGAGTGA
- the ppan gene encoding suppressor of SWI4 1 homolog, translating into MSKSKSKNQKKNRLQANHLQEESFATVPHSFVFHRGLIGKNVSQLVLDMRRIMQPFTAEAMKVKKKNVLKDFVSIAGPLGVTHFMIFSKTPHTLSMRLARVPRGPMLHFKVIKYALVKDVISSLKRHRMHEQQFTHHPLLILNNFGVEGMHVKLMATMFQNMFPSINVHKVNLNSIKRCVLLNYDPVSQEVELRHYSLKVVPVGMSRGVKKLMQERFPNMNKFEDISELLMKGANLSESEAELDGDHNITELPQACAGRGNMASQQSAVRLTEIGPRMTLKLMKIQEGMGDGDVLYHAAIFKTEEELQEILNRKEAQLKEKDARRKKQAQNVAEKLAKREQHKNKSLEGIKRKREEEEDSEVEDPGVQGDKVPVVESDDEAEYYRQAVGQEPEEGMFPPPKKRRAPREHTGSFARGNKFHGKSPREGGHGRSPGGNAPGKHFRDRDSRSPKDHGPPRHFKDGGHHQKGGKKFEGSPRPFGQKSGFVGKSFGAKKSGDGGNKFRGKGGATGGKFGQKNKAGFKSKGDGGKSGFKKGAGAGAKQRKGRK; encoded by the exons ATGTCGAAATCAAAG TCCAAAAACCAGAAAAAAAACCGGCTACAGGCCAACCATTTGCAAGAAGAGTCCTTTGCGACTGTTCCCCATTCGTTCGTGTTTCATCGTGGCCTGATCGGCAAAAATGTCAGCCAGCTCGTGCTCGACATGCGGCGAATCATGCAACCCTTCACTGCAGAGGCCATGAAG GTCAAGAAAAAGAACGTGCTAAAAGACTTTGTCTCCATAGCTGGACCATTGGGAGTGACCCATTTCATGATTTTCAGCAAGACACCCCACACTCTTAGCATG aGGCTTGCTCGAGTCCCTAGAGGTCCTATGCTTCACTTTAAAGTTATAAAG TATGCTCTTGTAAAAGACGTGATCTCGTCTCTGAAGAGACACAGAATGCACGAGCAGCAGTTTACACACCACCCCCTGCTCATCCTAAATAACTTTGGCGTGGAAGGCATGCATGTCAAGCTCATGGCCACCATGTTCCAAAACATGTTCCCCTCCATCAATGTGCACAAG GTAAACCTCAATAGTATAAAGAGGTGTGTTTTGCTGAATTACGATCCAGTGTCCCAAGAGGTTGAGCTCCGTCATTA CAGCCTGAAGGTTGTGCCCGTGGGCATGAGCCGAGGAGTGAAGAAGCTGATGCAGGAGAGGTTCCCCAACATGAACAAGTTTGAGGACATCAGTGAGCTTCTGATGAA GGGGGCCAACCTTTCAGAGAGCGAGGCCGAGCTCGACGGCGACCACAACATCACGGAGCTACCGCAGGCCTGCGCCGGCCGCGGGAACATGGCGTCACAGCAGAGCGCCGTACGCTTGACGGAGATCGGCCCTCGCATGACCCTGAAGCTCATGAAGATCCAAGAAGGCATGGGGGACGGCGACGTTCTCTATCACGCTGCCA TATTTAAGACGGAGGAAGAGCTTCAGGAGATCCTGAACAGGAAGGAGGCCCAGCTGAAGGAGAAGGACGCACGCCGCAAAAAACAGGCGCAAAATGTTGCCGAGAAACTGGCGAAACGGGAACAGCACAA AAACAAAAGCCTGGAAGGCATTAAAAGGAAgcgggaagaggaggaagacagtGAAGTGGAGGACCCGGGCGTTCAGGGTGATAAAGTCCCTGTGGTGGAGTCTGATGATGAGGCCGAGTACTACAGACAGGCCGTGGGTCAGGAGCCAGAAGAAG GCATGTTCCCACCCCCCAAGAAGAGGCGTGCACCCAGAGAGCACACGGGGAGCTTCGCAAGGGGGAATAAGTTCCATGGTAAATCGCCGCGGGAGGGTGGACACGGCAGATCCCCCGGGGGAAATGCTCCCGGCAAGCATTTCAGAGACCGGGATTCAAGATCGCCCAAGGACCATGGCCCTCCAAGGCACTTCAAAGATGGCGGTCACCACCAAAAGGGAGGGAAGAAATTTGAGGGTAGCCCCCGGCCTTTTGGACAGAAAAGTGGGTTTGTCGGCAAGTCGTTTGGGGCCAAAAAATCGGGGGATGGAGGGAACAAGTTTCGCGGTAAGGGAGGCGCCACTGGTGGCAAATTTGGACAGAAAAACAAAGCTGGTTTTAAATCCAAGGGTGACGGTGGCAAATCGGGCTTCAAGAAGGGTGCAGGAGCTGGAGCGAAGCAACGGAAAGGCAGAAAATGA
- the eif3g gene encoding eukaryotic translation initiation factor 3 subunit G, translated as MPSIEFDDSKPSWADQVEEEGDEGTLPPIKEIIKGNIKTITEYKIDEDGKKSKIIRTFKIETRKASKAVARRKNWKKFGTSEYDALGPNVATTTVSDDVFMTFLSSKEDLNATDQDEDPMNKLKGQKIVSCRICKGDHWTTRCPYKDTLGPMQKELADQLGLSTGDSAKPAGSAEPEPAQPAQSKTGKYVPPSLRDGSTRRGESMQPNRRGTDDNATIRVTNLSEDTRETDLQELFRPFGSISRIYLAKDKNTGQSKGFAFISFHRREDAARAIAGVSGFGYDHLILNVEWAKPSNN; from the exons ATGCCGTCGATAGAATTCGACGA TTCCAAGCCCAGCTGGGCCGACCAGGtcgaggaggaaggagatgagG GGACACTGCCACCCATCAAAGAAATTATCAAAGGAAATATTAAGACTATTACAGAATACAAAATAGATGAAGATGGGAAGAAGTCAAAG ATTATTCGGACCTTCAAGATCGAGACAAGGAAAGCCTCTAAAGCTGTTGCCAGAAGAAAA AACTGGAAGAAATTTGGAACCTCTGAATATGATGCACTTGGCCCTAATGTTGCTACCACCACGGTCAGCGACGATGTCTTCATGACCTTCCTATCCAGCAAGGAG GACTTGAATGCCACAGACCAGGATGAGGATCCCATGAACAAGTTGAAGGGGCAGAAGATAGTGTCATGTCGTATCTGCAAAGGCGACCATTGGACGACCCGTTGTCCCTACAAGGACACCCTGGGGCCAATGCAGAAAGAATTGGCCGACCAGCTCGGGCTCTCGACTGGTGACAGTGCTAAGCCTGCTGGCTCTG CTGAACCAGAGCCTGCCCAGCCAGCTCAGAGCAAGACTGGCAAATATGTGCCCCCCAGCCTGAGGGACGGAAGCACGCGGAGGGGAGAGTCCATGCAGCCCAACCGCCGAGGAA CCGATGACAATGCCACCATCCGTGTCACCAATCTGTCTGAGGACACCCGGGAGACTGACCTGCAAGAGCTCTTCAGGCCCTTCGGCTCCATCTCCAGGATCTACCTGGCCAAGGACAAGAACACTGGGCAGTCCAAG GGCTTTGCTTTCATCAGTTTCCATCGCCGTGAGGATGCAGCCAGGGCCATCGCAGGAGTGTCCGGATTTGGATACGATCATCTTATTCTCAACGTTGAATGGGCAAA GCCATCCAACAACTGA